A portion of the Paenibacillus sp. PvR098 genome contains these proteins:
- a CDS encoding LacI family DNA-binding transcriptional regulator, which translates to MATIHDVAKKAGVSVTTVSRVLNNRGYISEATRSKVYQTMDELGYQPNEIARSLLRKQSNLIGLIIPDVSHPFFSELANHVEYHAYQNGFKVLLCNSHLDPVKEKDYIEMLRRNRVDGIIMGSHTLEVQEYMNLHSPLVTIDRQIGEKIPYISSDNYRGGELATELLIRKGCRKIAHICGNLELDLLANRRSEAFKHIVSKHAVKHLTIQTDMNVFDQWQYERIIHSLFQEHPDIDGVFASSDIIAAFAVKECERAGKHVPGDVRIVGYDDVKAASWLTPAITTVRQPIGEIGRLAVELIRKQMDDEPLVRENVLAVELVERATT; encoded by the coding sequence ATGGCGACTATTCATGATGTGGCGAAGAAGGCGGGAGTATCCGTAACGACGGTTTCCCGCGTGTTGAACAACCGTGGTTATATCAGCGAGGCGACCCGGAGCAAAGTGTACCAAACGATGGATGAATTGGGTTATCAACCGAATGAAATTGCACGCTCGCTGCTGCGGAAGCAGTCGAACCTTATCGGGTTGATTATTCCTGACGTCTCACACCCTTTCTTCTCGGAGCTCGCGAATCATGTGGAATATCATGCTTACCAGAACGGCTTCAAGGTGCTGCTTTGCAATTCGCATTTGGATCCGGTGAAAGAAAAGGACTACATCGAGATGCTGCGGCGGAACCGGGTGGATGGCATTATTATGGGAAGTCATACACTGGAAGTGCAAGAATACATGAACCTGCATTCTCCCCTTGTCACCATAGATAGGCAGATTGGAGAGAAGATCCCTTATATTTCCTCCGATAATTACAGAGGAGGGGAGCTGGCCACCGAGCTGTTAATTCGAAAAGGATGCAGAAAAATTGCACATATCTGCGGCAATTTAGAGCTAGATCTTCTCGCGAACCGGAGAAGTGAGGCGTTTAAACACATCGTTTCCAAGCATGCGGTAAAACACCTGACGATCCAGACAGACATGAACGTGTTTGATCAATGGCAATATGAACGTATTATTCATTCCTTGTTCCAGGAGCATCCAGACATTGACGGCGTCTTCGCATCCAGTGATATTATCGCGGCTTTTGCCGTTAAAGAATGCGAAAGAGCAGGGAAGCATGTGCCTGGTGATGTTCGTATCGTCGGATACGATGACGTGAAAGCGGCATCCTGGTTGACTCCTGCCATTACTACGGTGAGACAGCCCATCGGCGAGATCGGCCGTTTGGCTGTGGAGCTGATCCGCAAACAAATGGACGATGAGCCATTGGTAAGAGAAAATGTACTGGCTGTAGAACTGGTGGAAAGAGCAACGACGTAA
- a CDS encoding TRAP transporter small permease: MERIENTIARVEKAIVIIAFVVMLISIFLQVCFRALGLPLMGTVDIGLLSICVLTFIGFGLAVYTKDHITIEVMDLLRAPKLRKVVHFLSEILMLTFSIVLITIVYPFFTYIVKSGEKTIELGIPIMLPIGALVIGAGLAIFHAVIQLLLMIRDMRPTEEVR, translated from the coding sequence TTGGAGCGTATCGAAAATACAATTGCACGGGTCGAAAAAGCGATCGTCATCATTGCTTTTGTGGTCATGCTGATTTCCATCTTTCTGCAGGTTTGTTTTCGAGCCCTTGGCTTGCCTTTAATGGGGACGGTAGACATCGGTTTGCTCAGTATTTGTGTTCTGACCTTTATCGGATTCGGTTTGGCCGTTTATACGAAAGACCATATCACGATTGAAGTGATGGATCTGCTGCGGGCGCCCAAGCTGCGGAAGGTGGTTCATTTTTTGTCTGAGATTCTCATGCTGACCTTCAGTATTGTGCTCATTACGATTGTGTATCCGTTCTTTACCTATATCGTCAAGTCCGGTGAGAAAACCATCGAGCTAGGGATTCCGATCATGCTGCCAATTGGTGCACTAGTGATTGGTGCAGGCCTTGCCATTTTTCATGCGGTGATCCAATTGCTTCTGATGATCCGCGATATGCGTCCTACAGAAGAAGTGAGGTGA
- a CDS encoding alpha-galactosidase: MFIHFDAEQKVFHLQGKNTSYVIQVLRDGYLTHLYWGKKIQKYRQSNPLLFIDRGFSPNPNPEDRTFSLDTIPHEYPAYGNGDFRKPVYQIQLDNGSAVSDLRYQSHRIYQGKPALEGLPATYAENENEAQTLEIVMEDQAIGLTVTLVYTVFRDLNVITRSVRYHNQGNASIKLLRALSASVDFRDNEFELLTLYGGHINERNIARRPLVSGMQEIDSRRGASSAQQNPFMALLRKGTDEDQGEVYAFNLVYSGNFLAQVEVDQFQTTRAAIGINPFDFSWLLEPGEAFQTPEVVMVYSSQGLGEMSRTYHQLYRTRLCRGAFRDRERPILINNWEATYFDFDADKIEQIAKEGQQLGIELLVLDDGWFGKRDDDNTSLGDWVVDKRKLPNGINDLASRVRSLGMEFGLWFEPEMISIDSDLYRKHPDWCLHVPNRPYTFGRNQLILDLSRKEVCDYIIDAVSTVLSSAPITYVKWDMNRHMTEIGSAALSPARQRETAHRYMLGLYRILEEITSGFPDILFESCSGGGGRFDPGMLYYMPQTWTSDNTDAVSRLKIQYGTSLIYPISSMGSHVSTVPNHQVHRVTSLDIRGHAAMSGNFGYELDLTKLSEEEKQIVKQQVALYKEIRPLIQYGTFYRILSPFEGNETAWTFISEDQSDAVVCYFRVLSQPAEPVRILKCRGLNPDFVYRHVDTGEVYGGDELMNVGITIPQLTGDFKSLLWRFTVNEV, from the coding sequence ATGTTCATTCATTTCGATGCCGAGCAAAAGGTATTTCATTTGCAAGGCAAAAATACAAGCTATGTTATTCAGGTGCTGCGTGACGGATACTTAACTCACTTGTATTGGGGAAAAAAGATTCAAAAATACCGGCAAAGCAATCCCCTTCTGTTTATCGACAGAGGCTTTTCGCCAAATCCTAACCCGGAAGACCGGACATTCTCACTCGATACGATCCCTCATGAGTATCCGGCCTATGGCAACGGGGATTTTAGAAAGCCGGTATACCAAATTCAGCTGGATAATGGATCCGCAGTGTCTGATCTTCGTTATCAGTCTCATCGCATTTATCAGGGAAAACCTGCGTTAGAGGGCTTGCCCGCCACCTATGCGGAGAATGAGAATGAGGCGCAAACGCTGGAAATCGTCATGGAAGACCAAGCCATAGGACTGACAGTAACCTTGGTCTACACGGTATTTAGGGATTTAAATGTCATTACTCGATCCGTACGCTACCACAATCAGGGTAATGCTTCCATCAAGCTGCTTCGGGCTTTAAGCGCAAGTGTGGATTTCCGCGATAACGAGTTCGAATTACTAACGTTGTATGGCGGCCATATCAACGAGCGAAATATCGCAAGGCGTCCGCTGGTGTCGGGTATGCAGGAGATCGACAGTCGCCGGGGGGCCAGCAGTGCGCAGCAGAATCCGTTTATGGCTCTGCTCCGCAAAGGAACGGATGAGGACCAAGGCGAAGTCTATGCGTTTAATCTGGTGTACAGCGGAAATTTTTTGGCTCAGGTCGAAGTCGACCAGTTTCAAACTACACGGGCAGCGATCGGAATCAATCCCTTTGATTTCTCTTGGCTGCTGGAGCCCGGGGAAGCTTTCCAGACACCGGAAGTCGTCATGGTTTATTCCTCTCAAGGCTTAGGCGAAATGTCCCGGACCTACCACCAGCTGTATCGCACCCGCTTATGCAGAGGCGCATTCCGTGATCGGGAACGCCCCATCTTAATCAATAACTGGGAAGCGACCTATTTTGATTTTGACGCTGACAAAATCGAGCAAATTGCCAAGGAAGGTCAACAGCTCGGTATCGAGCTGTTGGTACTCGACGACGGCTGGTTCGGAAAGCGGGATGACGACAACACCTCATTAGGAGATTGGGTGGTCGATAAACGAAAGCTTCCGAACGGAATCAACGATCTTGCAAGCCGCGTTCGAAGCTTGGGAATGGAGTTTGGTTTATGGTTTGAGCCCGAAATGATCTCCATCGACAGCGACTTGTATCGCAAGCATCCGGATTGGTGTTTGCATGTGCCGAATCGTCCTTATACTTTCGGAAGAAACCAGCTGATTCTAGACTTATCCCGTAAAGAGGTATGTGATTACATCATTGACGCGGTATCCACGGTTCTCAGCAGCGCACCGATCACTTACGTGAAGTGGGATATGAACCGTCATATGACGGAGATTGGATCTGCGGCGCTATCGCCGGCAAGACAGCGGGAAACGGCCCACCGCTACATGCTGGGACTGTACCGTATCCTGGAAGAGATTACGTCCGGTTTCCCTGACATTCTGTTCGAAAGCTGCTCCGGCGGCGGGGGACGCTTTGATCCTGGTATGCTCTACTACATGCCGCAAACCTGGACGAGTGATAATACGGATGCCGTCAGCCGCTTGAAAATCCAATATGGAACAAGCCTAATCTACCCTATCAGCTCCATGGGCTCCCATGTATCGACCGTTCCAAATCATCAGGTGCACCGGGTGACCTCGCTCGATATCCGCGGGCATGCGGCTATGTCGGGCAACTTCGGCTATGAACTGGATTTGACGAAATTGTCGGAAGAAGAAAAGCAAATCGTCAAACAGCAGGTGGCGCTCTACAAGGAAATTCGGCCTTTGATTCAATACGGTACGTTTTATCGGATATTAAGCCCGTTTGAAGGGAACGAAACGGCTTGGACTTTTATATCTGAGGATCAATCCGATGCCGTCGTCTGTTATTTTAGGGTGCTGTCCCAACCAGCCGAGCCTGTGCGCATTCTCAAATGTAGAGGGCTGAACCCGGACTTTGTTTACAGGCATGTCGATACGGGCGAGGTATACGGCGGAGATGAGCTTATGAATGTGGGGATTACGATCCCTCAATTAACCGGTGATTTTAAGAGCCTTCTCTGGAGATTTACGGTTAACGAAGTTTAG
- a CDS encoding ABC transporter substrate-binding protein — protein MKRTKAFQVLILSLLVVMIVSACSSSSEPSSTESSNPSSGVKITFLNSKGEILPQLEEAAKAFHEENPDITLEIIPVSAGQSPFERASALYAAGNPTTITMLDTADVEKFKDRVLDLNGEKWMADSVAKSTDLTTFDGKNYAFPLAIEGYGFIYNKAVVDQAVGGTFDPSSIKTTNDLENLFKQIEASGKAPLIISPMDWSLGAHYLPLAYANQSPDSAEVNKFVDGLRAGTVDLSGNKVFNGLIDTLDVMTKYNIDKASPLSGTYERGPELLGKGEVGVWFMGNWAWPQISAFDTANGQYAFLPVPISNNAEDFGNTQISSAVSKRLVIDKERSTPEQQAAAKKFLEWMVYSEKGHDFLVNKANIIPAFKNITLEAKDPLAKSIQEYISSGKTSESMSLLPADHWAKTGSSMQKYLAKAGDRATLAKEIQDYWKSVK, from the coding sequence TTGAAAAGAACAAAGGCATTTCAAGTACTCATTCTATCGCTATTGGTCGTTATGATTGTCAGCGCTTGCAGTAGTTCATCGGAACCTTCATCGACCGAATCATCAAATCCGTCCAGCGGAGTGAAAATTACATTTCTCAACTCGAAAGGCGAGATTTTGCCGCAGCTTGAGGAAGCGGCAAAAGCGTTCCATGAAGAAAATCCGGACATTACGCTTGAGATTATACCTGTATCGGCAGGTCAATCTCCGTTTGAAAGGGCTTCCGCGCTCTATGCCGCCGGTAACCCGACTACAATCACTATGCTGGACACCGCCGATGTTGAAAAGTTCAAGGACCGCGTTCTTGATCTGAACGGTGAAAAGTGGATGGCTGATTCCGTAGCCAAAAGTACGGATTTGACGACGTTTGATGGCAAGAACTATGCCTTCCCATTAGCTATCGAAGGATACGGCTTCATTTATAATAAGGCAGTAGTTGACCAAGCCGTTGGCGGTACTTTTGATCCTTCGAGTATAAAGACGACGAACGATCTGGAAAACCTGTTTAAGCAAATTGAAGCATCGGGCAAAGCGCCTTTAATTATTTCCCCGATGGACTGGTCGCTCGGAGCGCATTATCTTCCGCTTGCCTATGCGAATCAGTCTCCTGATTCCGCCGAGGTAAACAAGTTTGTGGATGGTTTGAGAGCAGGTACGGTTGATTTGTCCGGCAACAAAGTATTTAACGGCTTGATCGATACGTTGGACGTGATGACGAAGTACAACATTGACAAGGCATCCCCGCTGTCCGGCACTTACGAGAGAGGTCCTGAGCTTCTCGGTAAAGGAGAGGTTGGAGTTTGGTTTATGGGGAACTGGGCTTGGCCGCAAATTAGCGCATTCGATACCGCGAATGGGCAATATGCCTTCCTGCCGGTGCCGATCAGCAACAACGCAGAAGACTTTGGAAACACCCAAATTTCCTCTGCTGTATCCAAGCGTCTTGTGATTGACAAAGAAAGAAGCACACCTGAGCAGCAAGCGGCTGCCAAGAAGTTCCTGGAATGGATGGTTTACAGCGAGAAAGGGCACGATTTCCTTGTAAACAAAGCCAACATTATTCCGGCATTCAAGAACATCACGCTGGAAGCAAAGGATCCACTGGCAAAATCCATTCAGGAGTACATCTCGAGTGGAAAAACCTCGGAATCCATGAGTCTGCTGCCGGCCGATCATTGGGCGAAAACAGGCTCCTCCATGCAAAAGTATTTGGCTAAAGCAGGAGACCGCGCCACATTGGCCAAAGAAATTCAGGACTACTGGAAATCCGTGAAGTAA
- a CDS encoding AraC family transcriptional regulator, translating to MLYHLPRTSIGLQFVRPMPMLMLKGIGWQSISVHSYIWDGKKRGDEHCLFQYTLSGHGEIEIKGTTYRLEPETAFIVEIPGDHCYRLPPDSSEWEVLYIEFSKEALPFWRQLLTLTSPVMAIPAGSGLIQMAWNTYELAVKDQIHDMYQCSQYAYRFIMELMSYTYQNQKAKPLPSKIELCKQFIDTRYQDPIGLKEMGEAVGLSKFHLTREFEKKLGVTPTRYLTEVRLEHSAKLLVSSMDNLESIAKQVGFSCANYFGKVFLKHIGVSPTQYRKSNNLYEVHRALFKT from the coding sequence TTGCTGTATCATTTACCTCGCACATCCATTGGTCTTCAGTTTGTCAGGCCGATGCCGATGCTCATGCTGAAAGGGATTGGCTGGCAGTCAATTTCTGTGCATTCCTATATTTGGGACGGGAAAAAGCGCGGGGATGAGCACTGCTTGTTCCAGTACACGCTCAGCGGACATGGGGAAATCGAAATCAAGGGGACAACGTATAGACTAGAGCCGGAGACAGCCTTCATTGTTGAAATTCCCGGAGACCATTGTTACCGCCTTCCGCCGGATTCTTCGGAATGGGAAGTGCTCTATATTGAATTTTCGAAAGAGGCGCTGCCCTTTTGGCGTCAACTGCTTACTTTGACAAGCCCTGTCATGGCCATCCCGGCAGGTTCAGGATTAATTCAAATGGCATGGAATACCTATGAGCTGGCCGTCAAGGATCAAATTCACGATATGTACCAATGTTCCCAATACGCCTACCGGTTCATTATGGAGCTGATGAGTTACACTTACCAGAATCAAAAGGCCAAACCGCTGCCTTCCAAGATCGAGTTATGTAAACAGTTTATCGACACTCGTTATCAGGACCCTATCGGATTGAAGGAGATGGGGGAAGCCGTAGGCTTATCGAAATTTCATTTGACTAGAGAATTCGAGAAAAAATTGGGGGTGACCCCAACCCGTTATTTAACGGAGGTGCGTCTTGAGCATTCTGCTAAGCTGTTGGTCTCATCAATGGATAATTTGGAGAGCATTGCGAAACAGGTGGGATTTTCATGCGCCAACTATTTTGGAAAAGTGTTTCTGAAGCATATTGGAGTGTCGCCTACGCAATATCGCAAGAGCAACAATCTGTATGAAGTCCATCGAGCTTTATTTAAAACATGA
- a CDS encoding glycoside hydrolase family 32 protein: protein MLYTTDKADRFIADNKHLLRSDYRLHYHLMSEFGWMNDPNGFVQYKGQYHLFYQHFPYQPVWGPMHWGHAVSRDLIKWEYLPVALAPDTEFDKDGCFSGSAIEKDGKLYLMYTGHVMTGPDKDRDYKQSQGIAVSEDGVVFKKRDDNPVIGYDQIPPAASQKDFRDPKVFERDGRYYVVLGSNDGAGNGTVLLYRSDDLIHWTYVNEIARSDGRFGDNWECPDLFTLGEQDVFMLSPQRMPAQGQEYRNLHSTMYMLGKLDTERGRFHYARYAQVDHGFDFYAPQSTMDDKGRRIVIGWMDMWETHMPTQEGHHWAGAMSLPREVLLDGDRLLFRPVEEIADYRCSAYEIHDVALEGERDMEAGGDCYELQVVFEASEAEEFGLKLRVHGEEETVLSYRPDDKLFRFNRDRAGIGPKGERSAEVELIDGKLALRIFVDKSSVEVFIQDGEKVMTGRIYPGPEALGIKAYSNGHCRIESLHKWDIR from the coding sequence ATTCTTTACACTACAGATAAAGCCGACCGTTTTATTGCAGACAATAAACATCTCCTTCGTTCGGATTACCGGCTGCATTATCATCTCATGAGTGAGTTTGGCTGGATGAACGATCCGAACGGTTTTGTTCAATATAAAGGGCAGTATCACTTGTTTTACCAGCACTTTCCCTACCAACCGGTATGGGGACCAATGCACTGGGGGCATGCGGTAAGCCGTGACCTCATTAAATGGGAGTATCTGCCGGTTGCGTTGGCGCCGGACACCGAATTTGACAAAGACGGCTGTTTCTCCGGGAGCGCCATCGAGAAAGACGGCAAGCTGTATTTGATGTATACCGGACATGTGATGACGGGACCGGATAAGGACCGGGATTATAAGCAATCGCAGGGGATTGCCGTATCTGAAGACGGCGTCGTCTTTAAGAAACGGGATGACAATCCGGTCATCGGCTATGATCAAATTCCTCCAGCGGCAAGCCAAAAGGATTTCCGCGATCCCAAGGTGTTCGAGCGGGACGGCCGGTATTATGTCGTGCTGGGATCGAACGACGGCGCGGGCAACGGGACGGTGCTGCTCTATCGTTCCGACGACTTGATTCATTGGACGTACGTCAATGAAATCGCGAGAAGCGACGGTCGTTTTGGCGACAACTGGGAATGCCCGGATCTGTTTACGCTTGGCGAACAGGACGTATTCATGCTATCTCCACAGCGCATGCCAGCCCAAGGACAAGAATATCGTAACCTGCACTCCACGATGTATATGCTGGGCAAGTTAGATACGGAACGGGGACGTTTTCACTACGCCCGTTATGCGCAGGTCGATCACGGATTCGACTTCTATGCCCCGCAATCGACCATGGATGACAAGGGCAGAAGAATCGTGATCGGGTGGATGGATATGTGGGAGACCCATATGCCGACGCAGGAAGGCCATCACTGGGCGGGTGCGATGAGCCTGCCGAGAGAAGTGCTGCTCGACGGAGATCGCCTCCTATTCCGTCCCGTGGAGGAAATTGCTGACTACCGCTGCAGCGCCTATGAGATCCATGATGTGGCCCTGGAAGGGGAGCGGGATATGGAGGCCGGCGGAGACTGCTATGAGCTGCAGGTTGTTTTCGAAGCGTCAGAAGCGGAAGAATTCGGACTGAAGCTCCGCGTTCACGGCGAGGAGGAGACGGTGCTGTCTTACCGTCCGGACGACAAGCTTTTCCGGTTTAACCGCGACCGTGCGGGGATTGGACCCAAAGGGGAGAGAAGCGCTGAAGTCGAGCTCATAGACGGAAAGCTTGCGCTTCGGATTTTTGTAGATAAATCCTCTGTCGAAGTCTTTATTCAAGACGGTGAAAAGGTAATGACGGGACGCATTTATCCCGGGCCGGAAGCGCTTGGGATTAAGGCCTATTCCAATGGACATTGCCGAATCGAGTCGCTTCATAAATGGGATATCCGCTAA
- a CDS encoding sugar ABC transporter permease, protein MIAEKGLWNRLRTRLLFTGPTLFAFITVMMIPFFYGIYLTFTNWDGIAITHSLVGFQNYVAVFKDEAFWKSFYLTLKYVFFTVVLINAVAFLLAYALMNKLRGQTLFRAGFFLPNLVGGIVLGFIWQFIFSNVLVYIGQKGSIPWLSASWLADPDKAFWSLVLVTVWQYAGYMMVIYIAGLMNVPKDILEASSIDGASRWTQLRKMVLPLMVPSFIVCVFLSLQRGFMVYDVNLSLTKGGPFKSTEMVSMHVYGKAFLSRDYGVGQAEALVLFLLVATITLLQVYFSKKMEVEA, encoded by the coding sequence ATGATTGCGGAAAAAGGGCTCTGGAATAGGCTGCGCACTCGGCTGTTGTTTACCGGACCTACTTTGTTTGCTTTTATCACCGTCATGATGATTCCGTTCTTTTACGGGATTTACTTGACGTTTACGAATTGGGACGGCATAGCAATAACGCACTCGTTAGTCGGCTTCCAGAACTATGTAGCTGTATTTAAAGACGAGGCCTTTTGGAAATCTTTTTATTTGACGTTGAAATACGTATTTTTCACGGTGGTGCTGATTAATGCCGTGGCCTTTTTGCTCGCTTATGCATTAATGAACAAATTGAGAGGTCAGACCTTGTTTCGGGCCGGATTTTTTCTTCCTAACCTGGTCGGAGGCATTGTGCTCGGATTTATCTGGCAGTTTATTTTTTCTAACGTGCTCGTGTATATCGGCCAGAAAGGGAGTATTCCGTGGCTCAGCGCCTCATGGCTGGCGGACCCTGACAAGGCGTTCTGGTCCTTGGTTCTCGTTACGGTCTGGCAGTATGCAGGCTATATGATGGTCATCTATATTGCAGGCTTGATGAACGTTCCGAAGGATATCCTGGAGGCTTCAAGCATCGACGGAGCGAGCAGATGGACGCAGCTGAGAAAAATGGTGCTCCCGCTGATGGTTCCCTCCTTTATCGTCTGTGTGTTTCTGTCGCTGCAGCGGGGATTTATGGTTTACGACGTGAACCTTTCCCTTACGAAGGGCGGACCCTTTAAAAGCACCGAAATGGTATCCATGCATGTGTACGGCAAAGCCTTCCTGTCCCGCGATTACGGCGTAGGTCAAGCGGAAGCACTCGTCTTGTTCCTGCTCGTGGCGACGATTACCTTGCTGCAGGTGTACTTCAGCAAGAAAATGGAGGTGGAGGCGTAA
- a CDS encoding carbohydrate ABC transporter permease, which translates to MVGSKSTSPWIKVSVLSACLVLFIFPFAIVLMNSFKENRAITSGPLSLPETLSFDNYIDAFGKMNYVAAFSNSFIITVCSVLLISVFAAMTAHYFVRNNNQLNQYTFMIMVASMIIPFQAIMIPLVKIYGSIGMLDSKWALIYMYIGFGSSLAVFIYHGFVKSIPAELEEAAMMDGCTRIQSFFRIVLPVLMPTTVTIAILNVLWIWNDFLLPSLVLIAPDERTLPLSTFYFYGTYSVDYGPLMAGLVLTILPVIVVYMFAQKYIIQGVMQGSIK; encoded by the coding sequence ATGGTAGGCAGCAAATCGACTTCCCCTTGGATCAAAGTGTCCGTTCTGTCGGCGTGCCTGGTATTATTTATTTTTCCTTTCGCCATCGTGCTGATGAACTCGTTTAAGGAAAACAGAGCGATCACTTCAGGCCCGTTATCGCTTCCGGAGACATTAAGCTTTGATAATTATATAGACGCCTTTGGAAAAATGAACTATGTGGCCGCTTTTTCGAATTCTTTTATCATTACGGTGTGCAGTGTTCTGCTCATTTCGGTTTTTGCAGCAATGACGGCCCATTATTTTGTAAGAAACAATAACCAATTGAATCAGTATACGTTTATGATCATGGTCGCTTCTATGATCATCCCTTTCCAGGCCATCATGATCCCGCTTGTGAAAATTTATGGATCGATCGGTATGCTGGACAGTAAATGGGCATTAATCTATATGTACATCGGCTTCGGAAGCTCGCTCGCGGTGTTTATTTATCATGGTTTTGTCAAAAGCATACCGGCAGAGCTGGAAGAAGCGGCGATGATGGACGGGTGTACGCGAATCCAATCGTTCTTCCGGATCGTCCTCCCGGTGTTAATGCCGACGACGGTTACCATCGCTATTTTGAATGTATTGTGGATTTGGAACGACTTTCTCTTACCTTCGCTTGTTCTTATTGCGCCTGATGAGCGGACACTCCCGCTTTCGACCTTTTATTTCTACGGCACGTATTCCGTCGACTACGGACCGCTGATGGCGGGACTGGTTCTGACGATTTTACCGGTCATTGTGGTTTACATGTTTGCCCAGAAGTATATTATACAAGGCGTTATGCAGGGCTCCATCAAATAA
- a CDS encoding TRAP transporter substrate-binding protein, whose amino-acid sequence MFRKSKPFMICIALTTAVSLIAAGCSSSSSGGSAAPSGETKTVNMRLGHVFAANSVTDQASKKLAELVEQKTSGAVKISVFPASQIGGDEALGQNLSRGTLDMAFLNQGSLAGMDPLLDFSYLPYIAENNEQADKLFYGSGIIPTTIKETLKKHNIHALGFYELEFRGLTNSKHLVKTPADMKGLKLRVPGSRAIKGFFEAVESQAVSIPMPELYTSLQQGVVDGQDNGLIITYDNKLHETNKYITRLNHVYASGTMSISQKTWDSLTPEQQKALEEAAAETQQWQISENRKLIDSYVQKLKDENIEVIDLSPEEIAAFKDLGQSLWDKFADVYGANRMNKLREEIAALK is encoded by the coding sequence ATGTTCAGAAAATCTAAACCGTTCATGATATGCATTGCTTTGACTACCGCCGTTTCTTTGATTGCAGCTGGTTGCTCTTCATCTTCTTCCGGTGGTTCGGCTGCTCCTTCGGGAGAGACCAAGACGGTCAATATGCGTTTGGGTCATGTGTTTGCCGCGAACAGCGTCACGGATCAAGCCTCCAAAAAATTAGCCGAGCTGGTCGAGCAGAAAACAAGCGGTGCGGTGAAAATCAGCGTTTTCCCGGCAAGCCAAATCGGAGGTGACGAAGCGCTTGGGCAGAATCTTTCCCGTGGCACACTCGATATGGCCTTCTTGAATCAAGGATCGCTCGCAGGGATGGATCCATTGCTGGATTTCAGCTATTTGCCTTACATTGCGGAGAACAACGAGCAGGCGGATAAGCTCTTCTACGGCAGCGGCATCATTCCGACGACAATCAAAGAAACGCTGAAAAAGCATAATATTCATGCTCTGGGCTTCTACGAGCTGGAGTTTCGCGGATTGACGAACTCGAAGCATCTTGTCAAAACACCTGCGGATATGAAGGGGCTCAAGCTGAGGGTGCCGGGCTCCCGCGCGATCAAAGGATTCTTTGAAGCGGTTGAATCCCAAGCGGTATCCATCCCGATGCCGGAACTGTATACCTCCTTACAGCAAGGCGTCGTCGACGGACAAGACAACGGCCTGATTATTACTTACGACAACAAGCTGCATGAGACAAACAAATACATTACCCGTCTCAATCACGTTTATGCATCCGGGACGATGAGCATCAGCCAGAAGACGTGGGACAGCTTGACGCCTGAACAGCAAAAGGCATTGGAAGAAGCCGCAGCGGAAACACAGCAGTGGCAAATTTCGGAGAACCGCAAGCTGATCGATTCCTACGTGCAAAAGTTGAAGGACGAAAACATTGAGGTCATCGATTTGTCGCCGGAGGAAATAGCAGCTTTCAAAGACCTCGGCCAATCCTTATGGGATAAATTCGCCGACGTCTACGGTGCAAACCGAATGAATAAGCTGAGAGAAGAAATTGCAGCGTTGAAATAA